A single Lactuca sativa cultivar Salinas chromosome 8, Lsat_Salinas_v11, whole genome shotgun sequence DNA region contains:
- the LOC111917062 gene encoding rop guanine nucleotide exchange factor 7 isoform X1 — translation MDITLQGFGMVVNNSAYDDDSPCIVVDCGRKSEEEGGKKDIRGCLDTCEEEEEFGGNTSSSSDFTTLFETSLNEQHITSFEDSSSPSSKDVNILNHEVEAPHCTDSDSSVQPLLGQRNLGKQGPTPLSEIEMMKERFSKLLLGEDMSGCGNGVCTALAISNAITNLCATLFGQIWRLEPLRAEKKTMWRREIEWLLCVSDYIVELIPSWQTYPDGSKLEVMTSRPRSDLYVNLPALRKLDNMLLEILDSFEKMEFWYVDQGIQALETDGSSSLCKVVPRQKEKWWLPVPRVPTGGLCETARKNLQSKRDSTNQILKAAMAINSITLADIDVPESYLESLPKNAKGSLGDIIYRYISSEQFSPECLLECLDLSSEHQALETANRVEASIYIWRRKNNNTKPLNNIVSRSFSRSSWDKVKDLVADADKRETLADRAENLLLCLKQRFPALPQTTLDMSKIQYNKDVGKSILESYSRVLESLAFNITARIDDLLYVDDLARHSDKFSSISNREIVSKTIIGKPYTLHTVTTPYRTTFTTPSLSPSHINSPKKIMTDYLTIDQKGKHYAGHVARSNSFSGRTRGALQKMGLSGSNGSVGLS, via the exons atggaTATTACATTGCAAGGATTCGGCATGGTAGTGAATAATTCTGCGTATGATGATGATTCACCTTGTATTGTTGTTGATTGTGGGAGGAAATCAGAGGAGGAAGGTGGGAAGAAAGATATAAGGGGTTGTTTGGATAcatgtgaagaagaagaagagtttggtGGAAATACTAGCTCAAGCTCTGATTTCACGACGTTATTTGAAACTTCTTTAAATGAACAGCATATCACTAGCTTTGAAGACtcatcttctccttcttccaaGGATGTAAACATCTTGAATCATGAGGTCGAAGCCCCACATTGTACCGATTCTGATAGTTCTGTGCAACCCCTTTTGGGTCAAAGAAATTTAGGGAAACAAGGGCCAACACCACTCTCAG AGATTGAAATGATGAAAGAAAGATTCTCGAAATTGTTACTTGGAGAAGACATGTCTGGTTGTGGGAATGGTGTTTGTACAGCTTTGGCCATCTCGAACGCAATTACAAATCTTTGTG CCACACTTTTTGGACAAATATGGAGGCTTGAACCTCTACGCGCTGAGAAAAAAACAATGTGGCGAAGAGAAATTGAATGGCTTCTTTGTGTTAGTGATTACATCGTTGAGTTGATCCCATCTTGGCAAACTTATCCAGATGGAAGCAAGCTTGAg GTCATGACTAGCAGACCCAGGTCCGATCTTTATGTTAACCTTCCAGCTCTTCGTAAATTAGACAACATGCTTCTC GAGATATTGGACAGTTTTGAAAAAATGGAGTTCTGGTATGTTGACCAAGGCATTCAAGCTCTTGAAACAGATGGTTCCTCGTCTTTGTGTAAAGTGGTCCCACGCCAAAAAGAAAAATGGTGGCTCCCGGTCCCACGGGTCCCTACTGGCGGTCTCTGTGAGACCGCCAGAAAAAATCTGCAAAGCAAACGCGATTCCACAAATCAGATACTAAAAGCCGCAATGGCTATCAATAGTATCACTTTAGCAGATATCGATGTTCCCGAATCATATTTGGAATCACTTCCCAAG AATGCGAAGGGTAGTTTAGGCGATATTATTTATCGATATATTTCATCGGAACAATTTTCACCCGAGTGTTTGTTGGAGTGTCTTGATTTATCATCGGAGCATCAAGCTCTTGAGACAGCGAACCGTGTGGAGGCTTCCATTTACATATGGAGACGAAAAAACAACAACACGAAACCTTTAAACAACATTGTGAGTAGGTCCTTTTCAAGGTCATCATGGGACAAAGTTAAGGATTTGGTTGCTGATGCGGATAAAAGGGAAACATTAGCGGATAGAGCTGAAAACCTCTTGCTTTGTTTAAAACAAAGGTTCCCTGCCCTTCCTCAAACCACTTTGGACATGAGTAAAATCCAATATAACAAG GATGTTGGAAAATCCATCTTGGAGAGCTACTCAAGAGTGTTGGAGAGCCTAGCATTCAATATAACAGCTCGAATTGATGATTTACTTTACGTGGATGACTTGGCAAGACATTCGGATAAATTCTCATCAATTTCTAACCGTGAAATCGTTTCCAAAACAATCATTGGAAAACCATACACACTTCACACAGTTACCACTCCTTATAGAACCACTTTCACCACACCGAGTCTTTCACCTTCACATATAAATAGTCCAAAGAAAATTATGACCGATTAtttgaccattgaccaaaaaggtaaGCACTATGCGGGTCACGTTGCAAGGTCAAACTCATTTTCGGGTAGGACTCGAGGAGCGTTACAGAAGATGGGACTTTCGGGGTCTAATGGCTCGGTTGGGTTGAGTTGA
- the LOC111917062 gene encoding rop guanine nucleotide exchange factor 7 isoform X2, with the protein MDITLQGFGMVVNNSAYDDDSPCIVVDCGRKSEEEGGKKDIRGCLDTCEEEEEFGGNTSSSSDFTTLFETSLNEQHITSFEDSSSPSSKDVNILNHEVEAPHCTDSDSSVQPLLGQRNLGKQGPTPLSEIEMMKERFSKLLLGEDMSGCGNGVCTALAISNAITNLCATLFGQIWRLEPLRAEKKTMWRREIEWLLCVSDYIVELIPSWQTYPDGSKLEVMTSRPRSDLYVNLPALRKLDNMLLEILDSFEKMEFWYVDQGIQALETDGSSSLCKVVPRQKEKWWLPVPRVPTGGLCETARKNLQSKRDSTNQILKAAMAINSITLADIDVPESYLESLPKNAKGSLGDIIYRYISSEQFSPECLLECLDLSSEHQALETANRVEASIYIWRRKNNNTKPLNNIVSRSFSRSSWDKVKDLVADADKRETLADRAENLLLCLKQRFPALPQTTLDMSKIQYNKLDTVSSICLFLC; encoded by the exons atggaTATTACATTGCAAGGATTCGGCATGGTAGTGAATAATTCTGCGTATGATGATGATTCACCTTGTATTGTTGTTGATTGTGGGAGGAAATCAGAGGAGGAAGGTGGGAAGAAAGATATAAGGGGTTGTTTGGATAcatgtgaagaagaagaagagtttggtGGAAATACTAGCTCAAGCTCTGATTTCACGACGTTATTTGAAACTTCTTTAAATGAACAGCATATCACTAGCTTTGAAGACtcatcttctccttcttccaaGGATGTAAACATCTTGAATCATGAGGTCGAAGCCCCACATTGTACCGATTCTGATAGTTCTGTGCAACCCCTTTTGGGTCAAAGAAATTTAGGGAAACAAGGGCCAACACCACTCTCAG AGATTGAAATGATGAAAGAAAGATTCTCGAAATTGTTACTTGGAGAAGACATGTCTGGTTGTGGGAATGGTGTTTGTACAGCTTTGGCCATCTCGAACGCAATTACAAATCTTTGTG CCACACTTTTTGGACAAATATGGAGGCTTGAACCTCTACGCGCTGAGAAAAAAACAATGTGGCGAAGAGAAATTGAATGGCTTCTTTGTGTTAGTGATTACATCGTTGAGTTGATCCCATCTTGGCAAACTTATCCAGATGGAAGCAAGCTTGAg GTCATGACTAGCAGACCCAGGTCCGATCTTTATGTTAACCTTCCAGCTCTTCGTAAATTAGACAACATGCTTCTC GAGATATTGGACAGTTTTGAAAAAATGGAGTTCTGGTATGTTGACCAAGGCATTCAAGCTCTTGAAACAGATGGTTCCTCGTCTTTGTGTAAAGTGGTCCCACGCCAAAAAGAAAAATGGTGGCTCCCGGTCCCACGGGTCCCTACTGGCGGTCTCTGTGAGACCGCCAGAAAAAATCTGCAAAGCAAACGCGATTCCACAAATCAGATACTAAAAGCCGCAATGGCTATCAATAGTATCACTTTAGCAGATATCGATGTTCCCGAATCATATTTGGAATCACTTCCCAAG AATGCGAAGGGTAGTTTAGGCGATATTATTTATCGATATATTTCATCGGAACAATTTTCACCCGAGTGTTTGTTGGAGTGTCTTGATTTATCATCGGAGCATCAAGCTCTTGAGACAGCGAACCGTGTGGAGGCTTCCATTTACATATGGAGACGAAAAAACAACAACACGAAACCTTTAAACAACATTGTGAGTAGGTCCTTTTCAAGGTCATCATGGGACAAAGTTAAGGATTTGGTTGCTGATGCGGATAAAAGGGAAACATTAGCGGATAGAGCTGAAAACCTCTTGCTTTGTTTAAAACAAAGGTTCCCTGCCCTTCCTCAAACCACTTTGGACATGAGTAAAATCCAATATAACAAG CTAGACACAGTCTCATCCATCTGTCTCTTTCTATGTTAA